GGGCGTCAGGGGGCGCACGGGGGCGGCATCCATCAGCAGACGGATACCGCGCACCAGATCACCCACATAGGTGAAATCGCGATACATCTCGCCGTGATTGTAGATGTCGATGGGGCGACCCGCCAGAATGGCCTCGACGAATTTGAAATAGGCCATGTCGGGGCGGCCCCATGGGCCATAGACGGTAAAGAACCGAAACATCGTGGTGGGCAGGTTCCACAGATGGGCATGGGCATGGCCCATGGCCTCGGTCGCCTTTTTGGTGGCGGCGTAGATTGTCATCGGGCTGTCGGCCTTCATCGTCTCGGCATAGGGCATTTCGGTATTCGCGCCGTAAACCGAAGAAGTGGAGGCCATCAGGAGATGGCGCACCGCATGGCGCTTGGCCGCTTCCATGATGTTGAAGGTGCCGACGATATTGGCGTCGATATAGGCGCGCGGATTTTCAAGGCTGTAGCGCACGCCTGCCTGCGCCGCGAGATGCACGATGATGTCAGGGGCGCAGGCGTCAATCGCGGCGTCCACCGCTGTCTGATCCTCTAGCATGGCCTCGGTCGCGACAAACCCCGGCTTTTGCATCAGCATCTGGTGGCGGCGCTGTTTCAGGCTGACGTCGTAATAGTCGGTCATGCCGTCGAGGCCATGCACCACTATGCCCTCATCCAGCAGCAGGTTTGCCAGATGATAGCCGATAAATCCGGCGGTGCCGGTGATAAAAACCCGCGTCATCGGCCCGCGCCCCGGACGCTCATTGCAGATCGGCAAAGGCGGTCTGAATGCGCGCGACCGCCTCTGCGACGCGGGCGCGCGGTGTGGCGATGTTGAACCGAAGGAAGCTCTCGCCGCCGGTGCCAAAGGTCGGGCCGTGGTTGGCCACGACGTGCGCATCCCTCTCGACCCGTGCGGTATAGTCCGCCGCTGGCATGCCGGTGCCGGCAAAGTCGATCCACGTCAGATAGGTCGCCTCGAGCGGCATGGCGCGCACGCCCGGAATGGCCTGCATTCCAGCCTCAAAGAGTTGCCGGTTGCCATCGAGATAGAGGCAGAGCGCATCAACCCATTCTGCGCCCTCGGGGCTATAGGCGGCCTCGGCCATGAAGAGACCAAAGGAATTGGGCGATATCCCCATCGCGCCCATGCGGGCGGCAAACTGCGCGCGCAGCTTTGCATCGGGCACGATCACATTGCCCAGATGCGCGCCTGCAATGTTGAAGGTCTTGGTGGTGGCGGTCATCATCACCAGCCGATCAGCGATACCCTCGATATGGGGCATGGCGGTATGGCGCTGGCCGGGCATCACAAGATCATGGTGAATTTCATCCGACACGAGGATGAGGTCATGGCGGCGGGCGAAATCGGCCACGCCCTCAAGCTCTGCCTTGGTCCAGACCCGGCCACCGGGATTATGCGGCGAGCAGAGGATGAGCATTTTTTCATTGCCCGTCATCAGCGCATCATAGGCGTCGAAATCCATCTCGTAGCGGCCTGAGGTGTTGACGAGGGGACATTCGCGCACCTCGCGCCCCGCAGCACGGATCACACGGGCAAAGGCGTGGTAGACGGGGGTGAAGACCACCACCGCATCCCCCGGCGCGGTCCATGTGTCGATGCACATCGAGGTGCCATTCACCAGGCCATGGGTGGTAAAGATCGCATCCGCCTCGACCGTCCAGCCGTGGCGTGTCTTCATCCACCACTGGATCGCGGCGCGGTAGGCGGCATCGTCGCCATAGTAGCCGTAGACGCCATGCTGCGTCATGCCGATCAGCGCCTCTGTGACACAGGCGGGCGGGCGGAAATCCATATCCGCCACCCACATCGGAATCCCATCCTCGGGCGAGACGCCATATTTGGCCTGCATCATGTCCCATTTGTCGGAATGGGTGCCGCGGCGGTCGATGATCTCGTCGAAATTCATAGGGGTCTCCGGCTCTGCGTTTGGCGCGCAGGCTAACCGATCACGGCCCGAGCGCAAGGGGCGTTGCAGAACGCCCGGTCATCGCCTAAATAGCCGCCATGAAACGGTCCATTCTGATCCATCCCGACCCGCGCCTGAGAAAGGTCTGCACGCCCGTGAAGGACGTGACCGATGCGTTGCGCAAACTCTCGCAGGATATGCTTGAGACCATGTATGACGCGCCGGGCATCGGCCTTGCCGCGCCGCAGGTGGGCGTCATGGATCGTCTGATCGTGCTGGATTGCGTCAAGGATGAGGGGGCCACCCCGCGCCCGATCGTGATGTTGAACCCCGAAATCACCGCCTTTTCCGAGGAAAAGAGCGTGTATGAGGAAGGCTGCCTGTCGATTCCGGATCAATTCGCCGATGTCACGCGCCCTGCAGAGGTCGAGATGCGGTGGATGGACTTGGATGGGGTTGAGCATCAGGAAGGGTTTGGCGGTCTTTGGGCCACCTGCGTGCAGCATGAGATCGACCATCTCGATGGCAAGCTTTTTATTGATTACCTCAGCGCCATGAAGCGGCAACTCATCACCCGGCGCATGCAAAAGCTCAAGCGCGAACTGGCGCGGGGCTAAGCCGTGGCGCCGCGCCCCTGTCTGCGCTGGCCTGACAAGCGGCTGCGCCAGCCCGCTGCGCCAGTCTCGGAGATCACGGATGCAACGCGCGCCCTCTGGGATGAGATGATCGCGGTGATGGAGGCGATGCCGGGTGTGGGTCTTGCCGCCACACAACTGGGCGAGATGCAGGCGCTTGCGGTGGTCGATGCCAGCACGGCGCGGGGCCAAGCGGTGCGTATGGCCAACCCCGAAATCCTGCACGCGAGCGTGCAATTGCGCCCCCATGAAGAGGCCAGCCCCTGCCTGCCCGGTGTCTCGGCGATGATCGAGCGGCCACGCGCGGTGACGGTGCGGTTCCTGAATGCCGACGCAGAGGTTGAGGAGCGCGATTTTGTCGGCCTCTGGGCCACGTCCGTGCAGCATCAGATCGACCATTTGCAGGGGCGGATGTATTTCGACCGTCTGGGCCGGGTCAAGCGCGATATGCTGCTCAGGCGGGCGCGCAAGATCGGCTGAGGCAGCGTTTGGGGCAGCGGCGGATTTGAGTATTCTGGGAACAGGGACAGGGGGCGGCATGCGTGTGATCTTCATGGGAACGCCGGATTTCTCTGTGCCGGTGCTTGAGGCTTTGGTTGCCGCGGGCCATGAGGTGGCGGCGGTTTATTGCCAGCCGCCGCGCCCGGCGGGACGCGGCAAAAAAGACCGCCCCAGCCCGGTGCAGGCGCGCGCCGAAGCGCTTGGCCTGCCGGTGCGCCATCCGGTGAGTTTGAAAGAGGCGGTGGCGCAGGCGGAGTTTGCAGCACTCAAGGCCGATGTGGTGGTGGTGGTGGCCTATGGCCTTATCCTGCCGCAGGCTGTGCTCGATGCGCCCACGCGCGGGTGTTTGAACATTCACGCCAGCCTTTTGCCCCGCTGGCGGGGGGCCGCGCCCATTCACCGCGCCATCATGGCGGGGGATACCGAGACAGGCGTATGCATCATGCAGATGGAGGCGGGGCTCGACACCGGGCCGGTTCTGCTGCGCGAGCCTGTGGCGATTGGCCCCCAAGAAACCACAGGGGAATTGCATGACCGATTGTCTGCCCTTGGCGCGCGGTTGATCGTCGCGGCATTGGAGCGGCTCGACGCCTTGACGCCAGAGCCACAACCCGAGGCGGGCGTGACCTATGCCGCCAAGATCGACAAATCCGAGGCGCGGGTGGATTGGACGCGCCCCGCCACAGAGGTGGACCGGCTGATCCGGGGCCTCTCGCCCTTTCCGGGGGCTTGGTGCGAGGTGGGGGGCGAGCGGATCAAGCTGCTTTGTTCTGCCATGGCAGAGGCGCACGGCGCGCCGGGTGTCGTTTTGGCGGACGGGTTGACCGTAGCCTGCGGCACGGGATCTGTGCGGCTTTTGCGCTTGCAACGGGCCGGGCGCGCGGCGCAGGATGCTGACGAGTTCTTGCGCGGCATGCCCTTGCCGCGTGGCACGCAATTGGGGTGACGCGATGTTCATGCAGCTATTCGGTACGGTGGTGATCGCGGGCATCGTGGGTTACGCCAGCGAAAAGAGCGGGTTCACCCGCAATGGCTATTTGCCCTCGATCATCATCTGCATCGGCGGCGCGTTTCTGTTTTACTTTGTCCGGATCATGTTCGGTATCCGCTTTGGCGCGCCGGGGATTGATGCGATCCTGTCCTCAATCGGGGCGCTGATCATCGTGCCGACCCATTGGCGCAATCGGAGGTAAGGCATGGGCATCATCGGGCTTTTGATCGTGGGGATTGCGGCCGGGTTTCTGGCGACGCGGTTGATGCGGGTTGAGGTGGGCGTGGTGCCCACCATTCTGATCGGCATTGCCGGAACGCTGATCGGGGCGGTGGTCATTCGCATGGTGCTGATGATCACGGGTTTTCTTGGCGGGTTGATCGGTGCGGTTCTGGGCGCGATGCTGCTCGTCTGGCTGTGGAAGATGATCGGTCAGCGGCGCTGAGGTTTATTGCCGTGGCGGGCGCGCCCGGTAGACCGGCAGCCGCCAGCCAAGCGTGAGAGAGCCCACGCGCAGCGCCCACGTCAGGGCGGCGCAGGTGCCCAAGATCACAAGCGGATCGTTGGTGAGCGTTGCGGCAATCACTGCGCCCAAGGCTCCGGCAAAGGCGGCGGTCACGTAAAGCTCGCCCTGTTTGAGCACAAGTGGCACCTCGTTGCAGACCACATCGCGCATCAGCCCGCCCATACAGCCCGTGACCATGCCCATCAGCACCACGATCACCGGGCTTTGCCCCATCACCATCGCCGCACTTACGCCCGCAGGCA
The nucleotide sequence above comes from Roseovarius mucosus. Encoded proteins:
- a CDS encoding GlsB/YeaQ/YmgE family stress response membrane protein; amino-acid sequence: MGIIGLLIVGIAAGFLATRLMRVEVGVVPTILIGIAGTLIGAVVIRMVLMITGFLGGLIGAVLGAMLLVWLWKMIGQRR
- a CDS encoding trimeric intracellular cation channel family protein; translated protein: MSALILLDYASVLIFALTGALVASRQQLDIVGFAFIACLTAVGGGTLRDVLLDRNPVFWLGNPNYILIACVAALFVFFTAHLVESRYRLLLWLDSFALAVAVPAGVSAAMVMGQSPVIVVLMGMVTGCMGGLMRDVVCNEVPLVLKQGELYVTAAFAGALGAVIAATLTNDPLVILGTCAALTWALRVGSLTLGWRLPVYRARPPRQ
- the fmt gene encoding methionyl-tRNA formyltransferase, with amino-acid sequence MRVIFMGTPDFSVPVLEALVAAGHEVAAVYCQPPRPAGRGKKDRPSPVQARAEALGLPVRHPVSLKEAVAQAEFAALKADVVVVVAYGLILPQAVLDAPTRGCLNIHASLLPRWRGAAPIHRAIMAGDTETGVCIMQMEAGLDTGPVLLREPVAIGPQETTGELHDRLSALGARLIVAALERLDALTPEPQPEAGVTYAAKIDKSEARVDWTRPATEVDRLIRGLSPFPGAWCEVGGERIKLLCSAMAEAHGAPGVVLADGLTVACGTGSVRLLRLQRAGRAAQDADEFLRGMPLPRGTQLG
- the def gene encoding peptide deformylase: MKRSILIHPDPRLRKVCTPVKDVTDALRKLSQDMLETMYDAPGIGLAAPQVGVMDRLIVLDCVKDEGATPRPIVMLNPEITAFSEEKSVYEEGCLSIPDQFADVTRPAEVEMRWMDLDGVEHQEGFGGLWATCVQHEIDHLDGKLFIDYLSAMKRQLITRRMQKLKRELARG
- a CDS encoding MalY/PatB family protein — protein: MNFDEIIDRRGTHSDKWDMMQAKYGVSPEDGIPMWVADMDFRPPACVTEALIGMTQHGVYGYYGDDAAYRAAIQWWMKTRHGWTVEADAIFTTHGLVNGTSMCIDTWTAPGDAVVVFTPVYHAFARVIRAAGREVRECPLVNTSGRYEMDFDAYDALMTGNEKMLILCSPHNPGGRVWTKAELEGVADFARRHDLILVSDEIHHDLVMPGQRHTAMPHIEGIADRLVMMTATTKTFNIAGAHLGNVIVPDAKLRAQFAARMGAMGISPNSFGLFMAEAAYSPEGAEWVDALCLYLDGNRQLFEAGMQAIPGVRAMPLEATYLTWIDFAGTGMPAADYTARVERDAHVVANHGPTFGTGGESFLRFNIATPRARVAEAVARIQTAFADLQ
- a CDS encoding NAD-dependent epimerase/dehydratase family protein; its protein translation is MTRVFITGTAGFIGYHLANLLLDEGIVVHGLDGMTDYYDVSLKQRRHQMLMQKPGFVATEAMLEDQTAVDAAIDACAPDIIVHLAAQAGVRYSLENPRAYIDANIVGTFNIMEAAKRHAVRHLLMASTSSVYGANTEMPYAETMKADSPMTIYAATKKATEAMGHAHAHLWNLPTTMFRFFTVYGPWGRPDMAYFKFVEAILAGRPIDIYNHGEMYRDFTYVGDLVRGIRLLMDAAPVRPLTPEDIAPGDSLSPVAPYRIVNIGNSEKVRLLDFVAAIEDALERPAIRNMMEMQKGDVPATWADARLLETLTGYRPQTSVRDGIAQFVRWYRSYYQV
- the def gene encoding peptide deformylase; amino-acid sequence: MAPRPCLRWPDKRLRQPAAPVSEITDATRALWDEMIAVMEAMPGVGLAATQLGEMQALAVVDASTARGQAVRMANPEILHASVQLRPHEEASPCLPGVSAMIERPRAVTVRFLNADAEVEERDFVGLWATSVQHQIDHLQGRMYFDRLGRVKRDMLLRRARKIG